The Rhodamnia argentea isolate NSW1041297 chromosome 7, ASM2092103v1, whole genome shotgun sequence genome contains the following window.
CTCCTCTCGTTCGCCAAGAAACTTTCCCAATCGAGATTTTCTTCCTTGCCAGCAAGAAAGCTCAACGCTTTTTTTCTGCCTTGCCCACAAGAAAACTTCACGTCTTACCTCCATGATTGAAGCGACTCCGATGGAGCTTGCGGAACTTGCTTCTTGAAATTTGGTTTGGGCCGTCGCTGAACCGGAAAGTTGACAGCCGCTCAACCAGGAGAGGAAAAAGTAAGTTAAAGGGTCCAAATTGATGGAGATGAATTCGCTCTCGAGCCGGCCGAGCATGGAGTCCTCAGGAAGATCAGGGGAGTCTCAATCTGGTCACAACCCGGTACTTGACCGTTCCAGTGATGGAGCAGCCTCGGAATGGTCTACTTCCATTGAGATGTCGGATGCATCGCCGGATCACACGGAGGCGATGGCAGGTTCCGGCATGAAGGCATATGATTTGCAGGTAATTCCACCAAATCCTCTTTCTTTTAGCAATAATTACcagaccaaaaatgaaagaaaggagaaaggggGGGGTGTTTGGGGAAGAGGGAAGATAAGGTATGATATCTGGGTGGGAAGATGAATAAGGCAGTAACTTAATAGCTTACAGATATGTATTGCCTTCTTTGAACAGAAACCATTGAGGACATTAACTAGGAGATCTAGTTTAAGGTTGGCCAAGGGATTGACAAGAATGTCCAGTTCAAAACTCAGAAGATCTTCTTCGAAAAAGATCTCTGGAGTGGTAGATCtccaaaggaagaaattgaagaagTTGCGGTCTGTCAGGCTTGCGGGGTTTCAGACCACAAGGCCATCTAGAAGAAACCCAAGTTTGCTACATGACCAGCCTCTGAGTTCCTCGAGTGACATGGATGGAATGCCAAAGTATTTGAAGTCGACGAGGTGTTATGACGAGAAGAAGGTGAACTCTCAAGCAAGTACTCGTAATTCTGAGCCATCTGTCCGCAGCAATGATCGGAATGGAAAATTCTTGAGTAGCTTTGAGCCAAACCGGAGTCCTTCAAGTTACAAATCTGTTAAAGGCTTTACAAGAACTCCGACCCTCAGACCTGTGAAGATTTTAACTAAAACGGCCAGTTTGAAACCAAAGAGGCCTCCTGCACGGAAACGGCCACAAATTTCTCAGTCCTCTGACTCGAGCATTCATAGAGCTACCTGCTCTTCGGCTATCAGGGGATCAAAGGTTCCTGATCAGCTGGAGATTCCGCAAGAAGGCGATTCGTCTGAGAGGATTTTGGCGAAGAAAGTCTGTCCATATAGCTACTGTTCTCTTCACGGCCATCACCGGCATGGGGATGCTCCCACATTGAAGCGCTTGAAATCGGCAAGAAAGCGTGCGAATGCACAGCGAAGCAAGAAACTGGAAGGTCAGCCCCCTCAGAGAGTAAACAATATAGGCAACTCAGTAAAGGGAAATGACTCGAGCAAAACAGTGTGCAAGGGACAGCAAGCCGTCGAAGAATTAGGGAATGTCACTCCTACCGCTCAGAAACTCAAGAGGGAAGTTCCTGTAGAAATCTACACTGGACCAAAAGCAGATCCAAATGGAGATGTagctcaagatggaggcgaagTCAACTCTGATTCTTTGGGTCTAGTTGATATACAGTCGGTCAAAATTATGATCCCCCATAAAAGTTCTGGAGAAAATATACAGCAAGCATGTGTTTACAGCGAGGAACAGCATGTGCTGGTGTCTCCTCTGGCCCTTGAGAAGGAGACGCTCACGGAGTTTTGTCGAAGTGGAAGTGAGCTTGAAATTGGCATTACTGACTCTAATAATACACGAGAGAATGAAGAGGAAAGTTCATCAGTTAATTGCAATACCAAAGGAGGGAATGTTGCTCTTGATGAAGATCAAGCTGCATCCCCAGCGGTCTGCCAACTGAAACCTGAAGATGGTGGTTTGTCCCAGGACCTGTCCTCCAAGTCAACTGGTATCCCAGAAACCTGTCATTTAGAATACCCACAGGATGCCAACATTGTCAGAGAAGTTGATGCAGAAGAGCCCTCATGTTTGGAGTCAGAACTTCACCTGACTGAAATGACAGTGAACAGTGGAAACACCACTGTATCAGGTAGCATGCCTGATGAGCTAGCATGCACATCAGATGTATGTATCAGCAGCAAAGAATCTGCTAGGGCCTCAAAGGATGAATCATCTCCGGCAAATGAATTGAAGGGAGAAAACGCAGAAGCTCAATTTGGAGACTCTGAGCCGGATGATCCATTTAGGACTCCTCGGGGAACAAAGAAGTATAATGGGTTGTGGTACCTAATATATCAGCACATGGTCTCAGATATTGCTGAAAGCGGAGGGTCGCAGCCGTTCAATctacaaaatgagaaagaacaTGTGAAAGATGGCAATATGCTGCCTGGTGTGGATGGAACCAACCATTGTCAAGCGGTTTCTGAATGTGGTCAGGACGTTGAGATGGCAACCAATGATGAAGATCGGCAGCAGATGGAACTGTGCCAGAGTGATGCCATCAAACTGTTGCAAGAAGCAATTAGCAAAATTCTTCTTTCCCAAAGCCTGGATTGGAAGTCTGATAGCCAGTCAATGGGTAATGATACATATATGGGGGACCAGTGTCTCTCTGATGAGAATGATGGCAGCCGAGGTGCAATCGAATCGTCGAGAGTCTCTACTTTCCCTGAACTTCAGAATGGTGCAGCTCCAGATTCAAAAGAAGAACAGGTCAGAACTGAAGATCTCGATACCAAGAAGGAACAAAGGGAAACTAAGATGTGGAGAAGGCCTAACCAGCCAACACTTAAGAGATGGAGCAATGTGAAAAAGTTGATCCTTCTCAAGAGATTCGTCAAGGCATTGGAGAAAACTAGGAACTTCAAGCCAAGAATGCCCAGAAGCCAGTCCTCAGAACTTCACCCAGAAGCAGAGAAAGTCAGCTTAAGACGGCAATCGAcagaagagaggaagaaatcTGAGGAATGGATGCTTGATTATGCACTCCGGAAGGTCATTTCCAACCTGGATCCagcacaaaaaaggaaagtagcTCTCCTTGTAGAAGCCTTTGAAACTGTCGTCCCAGCAGAAGGATGTGAATCTCCCTTAAGTccaaattcatcattttcatctCCTGTTCGCCGTGCTAAAGCCAACGTAAATTGCTCAGTCCAGGATGACAAGCCAAAAGGCAGTGAGTATGGATACTCTTCTGCGACATTGACTGGGATGTCATCAAGCACATATCCAGTTGTACAAAGCAGCGGTTCCCCAACTGAAGAACAAGAGAACCCAGTGGCATCTTCTCAGGCCAAAGTAACAGGTCAGGACTTTTGTGAAATCAGTAAAGATACAAGCATGGTGATCTATGATGAAAACCCTATGAAAAATAGTTGTTCAAGTCCTGATGGGGTTATGAGTAAGTCCACTATTGCGAGTGATCCATCTGATCAGTGCTTGAAGGCAGAAAACAGTGACAATGACATTGAATTATTAGACGATAGAAAAGTTGAGGTGGAGAGTGCAAGGGAAACTCCAAGTTTAAATTTACTAGCTGACGGTTCTTATGCAGGATTGAGCAGAAAAAGCTACGAGACTGAAGGTTCAATGGGTGAAACAGTGCCGATATTAAATGATTCTAAACGTGATTTGCCTGAAGATATAGCAGAATCTGAGCCAGATGATCCATTTAGGACTCCTGTTGGAAGCAGGAAGAGTAATGGGTTGTGGTACCTAATATATCAGCACATGGTCTCAGACATCGCCGAAAGTGGAGGATTGCAGAGTctagaaaatgagaaagaatATGTGAAAGATGGCAGTACACTGCTTGGAGTGGAAGAAGCTGACTGTCGTCAAGAGGTTTCTGAAGGGGGTCATGACATTGAGGCAGCAACCAATGATGAAGATCGGCAGCAGACGGAACTGTGCCAGAGTGATGTCATCAAATTGCTACAAgaatcaattaacaaaattcttCTTTCCCGAAGTCCACATCAGAAGTTTGATGGACAGTCAAAAGCTAATGACTCAAAGTTGGAGGAGCAGTGTCACTCTGGTGAGAAGGATGAAAGCAGAGGTGAAACCGAATCATCAGGCATCTCTACTTCCTGTGAACTTCAGAATGGTGCAGCGTCAGATTCAAAAGAAGAGCAGGTCAGAACTGAAAATCTGCATACTGAGAAGGAACAAACACATACTAAGATTTGGCACAAGCCTAATCAGCCTACACTTAAGAGATGGAGCAGTGTGAAAAATTTCATCCTTCTCAAGAAATTTGTCAAGGCATTGGAGAAGACTAGGAACTTCAAGCCAAGAATGCCAAGAAGGCCATCCTCAGAACTTTTCACAGAATCAGAGAAGGTTAGCTTGAGACGGCAATCTATAGAAGAGCGGAAGAAATCTGAGGAATGGATGCTTGATCATGCACTCCGAAAGGTCATTTCCGACCTGGATCCTgcacagaaaagaaaagtagcTTTACTTGTAGAAGCTTTTGAAACTGTCGTCCCAGCACAAGAAGGTGAATCTACCATAAGTCCAAATATATCATTTTCATATCCTGCTTGCCGAGCCAAAGTCAACATGAATTGCTCAGTCCTGGATGACAGACCAATTGCCAGTGAGGATGGATACTTCTCTGAGACTTTGACTGGGAAGTCATCGAGCACTTATCCAGTTGCCGAAAGCAACAATTCCCCAACTGAAGAACAACAGAATACGGTGGCATTCTCTGAGGCCAAAGGAACAGGTTGGGACCTATGTTCAATCAGTACAGAATTAAGCAGTGCAGTCTATGATGAAAACCTTATGAAGATTAGTTTCTTAAGTCCTAATGAGGTTTTGAGTAAGCCCGTCATCGCAGGTGATCTATCTGATCGGTGCTTTAAGGAAGAAAACAGTGAAAATGTAGAGGAGTTTTCATGGAAAACTCCAAGTTTAAATTCACCACCTGAGGGTGCTGATGCTGGATCAAACAGCCAACCCTCCGAGACCAAAGGTTGTTTGGGTGAAACAGTGACATTATCCAATTATTCTAAAGGCCATTCGCCAGAAGATGATGATGCTGAGTCAACACACATTGAAGGGTCGTCCCCTTTACCATCTGTCGATGACACATGGGAGGAGCCCAGGATGGCTAGTCGAGAAGGTAATGATGGAGCAAATCCCATAGATGAGCTTTCATCTGATTCATCTCCACTTGAGGAGTCCATGCCTCTACGTGTCCCTAATGCAGAACCGGAAATACAGTTGGAGAACAAGAAGTATTCAAATCTCTGGTACTTGATACACAAGCACATGGTATCAAGTCTTAATACAGAAGATGAAAGCAGGTCAACTCTTGATGGCATCAAcaaggaagacgaagaagaagagaacaaattGGACAGAACATACAGTTCTTGTCCTTGTCAAGATTCACCAGAGGCAAAAGATCAGCAAACATCTCTAGGTCATAGGGATGATCGTGAAAAGATGGAACTCAAAAAAATTGAGGCCATTAAGCTGGTACAAGAGGCAATTGACAATATCCTTCTTCTGGAAGCTGAGGAAAGTTCATCAGGTGGTCAATTTTCGAGTAAGGACATTCAATATGAGGAGGCAGAATGTGCAGAGACTCTCACTTCAACATTGAATAATTCAGCTGATGATGGAAGGGTGGAACCTGAAGGAACAGAACAGCCCAGAGCTTCAGATCAAGAAACGCAGCTCCAATTTACTACTGTTAATGGTGCTTCCCATAAAGAGAATAGAATGGAGCCCAAGGTGGCAAGCAAATTTAGCCGAGGAGCAGTGAAAAATTGGAGCAACCTGAAGAAGGTAATTCTCCTTAAGAGATTCGTCAAGGCATTAGAGAAAGTGAGGAACCTCAACCTACAGCAGCCGCAACATCTTCCTCCTCAGCTGCTTGATGAACCAGAAAAAGTCAATTTGAGGCATCAGGACATGGATGGAAGGAAAAATACCGAGGAATGGATGTTGGATTATGCCCTTCAGCAAGTTGTTTCCAGATTAACTCCaacaaggagaagaaaagttcaCTTACTCGTAGAAGCTTTTGAAACGGTTAGTCCTCCAGTTGGGAATTGACCATACTTCAGGCACAAGGAACAGCTTTGTGTCATGCATATCCCTTTATTCCTCATCTATTATCAAGGTAAGAAACGGTTGAATGATTCAACTGAACCAAATGCCCACTTACCTGCAATTTGTATAACCAATTTCTGTCCATAAAATAGCGAGATGAACTTCCTTCTCATTGCAACCATTTTGGCAGAACAGGTCTAACTCTTCCTTTTCTAACTTTTTGCACACAGATAAATAAGTGAAGTCTCTTCAATGCAGAGAATTCATGGTCATCACTTAAGAGTTGCATTGGATTCATCAAATTGGAACGTTTGGGCGATCCAAGGAGATATAAGGTTCATTTATTGTCCTTCGATCATTGTGTTCTCACATGTAAGTGGGAGCTAACTAGCTCCTCTCACCTCAGAGGTTTAATTTGCATAGATCGGTATATGATGTCTACCTTGATATCATCAGGAGTCATTTTCCAAGTCAATGTACAGATGAACCTGTAGTTATTGAGTTTCTTGCTCCAGCTAGAGATGTGATAAGAGTGTGATGATGAAAAAGAATTTTGCATTTTCGACCATTTGTTACGTACTTGTGAATGAGGCAATCAGTTTCCGGAGTGCTTAGATGGTTTGGCTTTTTTTAGATGATTTCCTGCATGACTTATACCATCCCAGGCAGCATATCACTCCCTCCAGAAAATAGTTTATCTGCAGACACGCAATCCTGTCAGTGAAGATTGCTCTTGCTCTTGTTTAATGTTTCAACACGACTCCAGAATCAGAGAGCCGGGGGAAAGGAAGCCCCCGGTGATATGTCTATATAGTTATCTTTTCTGTTGCCGACTTTTGATTATGGGAGGACATGATACCTCAAATCTAAGGAAACGCAATTCCTACAACCACGACACTGAACTGAACCTAGGAAACTTTCGAAAGAGCAAAAGAGTAGTCGACAAACTGGCCTTGGAATGTCATCGAACACTTAGGCCGGCGAGGGTGTCTTGTCTTACGAGATCAAAAcgaattttatcttttcaacAAAGCTTTATCCATATCAGAAATACTCATTCTGTCAGCAACATCAAAGCAAAAATTAATGATCTAGTCCATTTATCAATCTCATCAATTAACATATCAATGGCTTATTCCACTTATCTATCTCATGTTCAATATTTAATCATGGTCACTACACAACACCTGGTAAAAAGGCGACCAAGATTTCCCTTATGGTAAGCTCTCCATCTATTATCAACCGATGGCTCATCCCCAAAGAATATCTTAAGCTCTAACCGCCGTAACCGGGTTCCTAGTGATATTAAGCATCAAACCATCATCCTCTAATAGCATAACTCAAATCTAGAGTGATTCACCAATTTCTCTCTAGTCAAGTTACCAAGATTTGGTTTATCATTTGacatttgagtttttttttttttttttgcggaatttattattatttgtaaaattttcttatgttttaccaaactttatttatctttcttaaGGTATATATTACATTTACCAACTATTATATGAACTTACTAATTCTAATTTGAGTGAATTATCAAATGTTCTCCAACTAAATTATCAACATGCTCTGATTTACCAACTCTCATTGAATTAGTTACCACTGATTATTTCCTTTTAGTTTATCAAAGTCATTCGAATAAAGGTTCGTATTTGATAGTAAGGCATTGGCGCGAAAGGTAATTGGAAGTTGGTAAAAAGTagtaaattgattttgaaatatgattttgagaGGATAATACTTTGAGagaagtacactagaagtgccaaagcTAACTAATTTAATAACAAAAGTTTCGAAATGACCACTTCTGTGctaaaattagagaaaaacaaTGACCTAAGCACTAAATTGGAGAAATTCCGCCCAAAGTGATTATGTGTATAATTAATTTgacatggaaatattttttaaaaaatagttcaTGTGGACTTCCATGTGgatccttaaaaaatagaaataactgaaaaaattaaattaaatttgaaaataagctaaaaaaggGGGTGAGAGTTTGAAAAGGAGTCATTGATGCTGCCTCATCGTTGTCGACAATGGCCAGCAGAGGTTGTTGACCCTTGGCCGGGGGCTAGCGACGCCCTccagccattgtcggtgatgtTGTGTTTGTGGTGGCttaatttaacttatttttaaattttttatttttattctaattaagttttatttttattttataataattttttaatttttgtctattttattgcTATTTAGAGCTCCGACAAGTCACATGGGAttcagatattaataaaaaatgaaaagtcaaaTTTCTGATTGAGCATATCAGAgttaacatttaaatgatcatttttaaaaaaaatcgatagcAAGTGACCATTtcgaaacttttggcactaattGAGCATCAtacacaacttttttttggtacttaTAGTGTACTTCTCCTATAAAACTTCTGAAGTACCTATCACATTGCTTTGGCAACTTATCGCACCGATATTTGACTCGATTCTACATAATTTTTTGAGAACAATAACATAGGAAATACATACTTTCTCTAAAATAATAGGAACTATGCCATTGCAACGAGTTTTTGTTAATTCGTTCGGTAGCAATAAGTTTGAGAGTGTAAAACTTTCGAAATTCCTATTACTTCTCTCCAGCAACTTTTTGGGCTGATATTTGActtgaatttgcaaaatttttttagaacaaTAACATAGGACATACGAAATTTCTCGAAAGTAGGAGGAGCTATGACATTATCACTAGTTAAATTTACATTAACTACGAGTTAATCATACACGGATTAGTTTGTCAATGTCTAtattttgtgaaagtttcaaattttcagaTTAAAAAACGAAAGCCAAAATGCATGAGCCGCGAGAAACatattaagcacgaattgaaaagaatgaaaaagtaaaaattaagttGAAGTATCCATAGATGAGTGCTTCGTCATAGTTAAGAATAATATAacggaaaaatgaaattgagaaATTCTTGTATGTATTATTGATATATGATAATAAAAATCACATCACCCTGTTTGTAGGCTTTTATAGATCACTCTCTAAAGTAATATATACATCAAGATACGCATAATTTTGAAGATACAGTAAATCAACAGAATTATCAAAATATCTATGAATAAGAAATTATCCCATGGAATATCAAATATAACCACTCAAGAATATGAACTAGCAAAagagatatatgcataatctTGAAAGATATGCAGAATTATATAGATACACTAATATCCCTAACAGTGTCTTCCAAACTCTAACTCTCTCCCTCCTGCGGGTCCTCCCTCATTTAGAAGAAGTAGAGGTGATGGGTGTAGACTGTAGTCCGTGGGGTAATCTTTGGGGATAGTTTTCGAGTTTTATAGGAGGATAGTTAAATGTGAGATTAGTGGCAAGTTGCCGCTAGTTGGATTCAGGGAGAATTACTAAAAacagttctaaatctattgtaattgtgcaagTTCTAAATCTTCTGATCCCGACTGCACGATTTTTCCTTATGAtggtgcttctctttctttcttttttaagctGGGATTTTAATTCTTTCCTCACTTTTCACGAGTTCTTGttgctttcttcaatttttctggGATCCGGCTGTGAAGTTTGCATAAACTTACAGCGGGGTCGCcacaaatttcaatttgggTCAAACACTCGAAATACAATTAAGACATAGTCGACATGGATGGTGGTGTTCTACAGGTTAGCATTTAAATGGTGCTTTCTGGCCGCAATCGTAACTCTTTCGCGACTATTCAAATATGCTTATGGTAGTTGTGCTTAACCTAAATCTTACGGGGTTAGGACTGTCACGTTTATTCTTTACCCTGGCGGCTCGACTTCTGCTGCTATTATTTGGCCAAGATTGATAGAGTGAGATTGACTCCCAATATAATAACGGAGCAAAATACTAGGGGGGGCCAGCCGCAGAGATTAGTTAAACTATCCTCGAAAAAGATAATAAAGGAGCAGCCACGGCTGCTCGAGTTTTATTTAAAAGTGCATTAACGAATGAGaaaacaacaagaagaaaataatcagAGCCTCCCCGACGTCTCCTCACCAAAAAGTTGCTCCAGAGAAACCAGGCTTAGGGTCACGGACCTACACCGGTGAAGCGCCATATCCTCAGTCCCGCACCTCGTGAATCTTTGCTTGTTGACATCGTACAAACACGTGTCCCCCCAGCGATGGAGGATCAGCTTCTCGAGCTCGTACGGTCCTAGCACGTAGTAAAACTTGCCGACCGTGTCGATCCTGTATTTTATGGTCCACTCTCTGCGGGTGCTGGTGGCGTCCTTAAGCACCCACGTCTCGAGGTGGGTTGTGTTCGAAATACGGTACAGGAACAACGCCAGCGATTCTCCCACCTCGTGCATTCCGGTGGCTCCGTAGGAATCATCCGAGATCGGGATTGGGATCAAGCTGAATTCCTCACTGGTAAGGTCAAAGGAGAGCGTCGCCTTCACCCTCTTGTCGATCAACCAGTTCAAAGCTCCGCAAGCAAAGACGGATTTACTACAAAGCCACTGAGAAGGCGGCGGGGCTTTGCAGGTCCTCCACAATTGCTTTTTGAAATTGCAGACTCGAGCCCCTGTTGTGCGGGTATGAGTCTCCTCGTCATAGTCAATTTCACTGATTTGTACCATCTTGTACGTGTTGGCAGAGCGATCAAAGCCGAACCCGCAAACCAACTTGATAGCTGACATGTTTGGTAGAAGATCAGATACTCTTGGCAATCTCAGAATCTCTTTAGCAAGAGGATTAATCAGGAGTTCAGGATTATTCTCGATATCGGTCCAGTGCCCGAAAAGGAGGAAGCCATTGCAGGCACCTTGGAGCATGTAGCCTTTCAGTTCCGGAAATTTCCCTATCAGGATCATCTTCATGGCCGCTTCCTCTTGTATCTCGGAGATATAGATCTCCTCTTTTCCATACTCATGGTGTAGAAGCACTCGCTCTTTCGAGCAGTGCAATGAGTTGCGGAAGTAGGAATCATCGATGGCTTCTCTCCAGCGCTTGCAAACGCATCGGAATCGTAGCAGCGACTGGCTCGAGACTCTAGAGAGGATATCGGAGAGGATGGCTAGAGGAAGTTTGTTCATCTTCATCGAGAGTGGAGCCACCGTCTGCTTGAGGCTGTTCACCGGCGTATGTCCATCACAAGGAAGGAGAAGGATTATTTATTAAGAATTTATCAATTATAGAGTCTATTTCCTTGTTCTATTCGGACGAGGATTACTAtggatagatagatagatagatatcTTTCATCACCTTCCTCGACATGGTTAAGACGGGCATCACTATCTTTGCAAAATTTGGTTGGATTCCGCTATCTTGGCAATTGGCAGACCGGTATATATCTGCAATATGTAAAAAAatatgttataaaaaaaaaagatttgtcaATATCTGCAATGATGCCTACGGTCTTTGTAGACTAATGGTTAGATTTAATTTTGCAATCTAAGGTAAATCGTGCAGATACTATAGATACAATTTAAGGCGTGGATGTAGTGGTCTTTTGGTAAATTGGCAATCCACATCCCTTTGATAAACGATAAATTTCATTGAATAAAGTCATCATTACCTATACCGAGGATGATACTAAGCCAACAAAAAgatttcacatgatttcaacatcacaaattgattttaaaaatcaacacattctattaataaaaatattcccaATCG
Protein-coding sequences here:
- the LOC115737760 gene encoding calmodulin binding protein PICBP isoform X2; protein product: MEMNSLSSRPSMESSGRSGESQSGHNPVLDRSSDGAASEWSTSIEMSDASPDHTEAMAGSGMKAYDLQKPLRTLTRRSSLRLAKGLTRMSSSKLRRSSSKKISGVVDLQRKKLKKLRSVRLAGFQTTRPSRRNPSLLHDQPLSSSSDMDGMPKYLKSTRCYDEKKVNSQASTRNSEPSVRSNDRNGKFLSSFEPNRSPSSYKSVKGFTRTPTLRPVKILTKTASLKPKRPPARKRPQISQSSDSSIHRATCSSAIRGSKVPDQLEIPQEGDSSERILAKKVCPYSYCSLHGHHRHGDAPTLKRLKSARKRANAQRSKKLEGQPPQRVNNIGNSVKGNDSSKTVCKGQQAVEELGNVTPTAQKLKREVPVEIYTGPKADPNGDVAQDGGEVNSDSLGQSSGENIQQACVYSEEQHVLVSPLALEKETLTEFCRSGSELEIGITDSNNTRENEEESSSVNCNTKGGNVALDEDQAASPAVCQLKPEDGGLSQDLSSKSTGIPETCHLEYPQDANIVREVDAEEPSCLESELHLTEMTVNSGNTTVSGSMPDELACTSDVCISSKESARASKDESSPANELKGENAEAQFGDSEPDDPFRTPRGTKKYNGLWYLIYQHMVSDIAESGGSQPFNLQNEKEHVKDGNMLPGVDGTNHCQAVSECGQDVEMATNDEDRQQMELCQSDAIKLLQEAISKILLSQSLDWKSDSQSMGNDTYMGDQCLSDENDGSRGAIESSRVSTFPELQNGAAPDSKEEQVRTEDLDTKKEQRETKMWRRPNQPTLKRWSNVKKLILLKRFVKALEKTRNFKPRMPRSQSSELHPEAEKVSLRRQSTEERKKSEEWMLDYALRKVISNLDPAQKRKVALLVEAFETVVPAEGCESPLSPNSSFSSPVRRAKANVNCSVQDDKPKGSEYGYSSATLTGMSSSTYPVVQSSGSPTEEQENPVASSQAKVTGQDFCEISKDTSMVIYDENPMKNSCSSPDGVMSKSTIASDPSDQCLKAENSDNDIELLDDRKVEVESARETPSLNLLADGSYAGLSRKSYETEGSMGETVPILNDSKRDLPEDIAESEPDDPFRTPVGSRKSNGLWYLIYQHMVSDIAESGGLQSLENEKEYVKDGSTLLGVEEADCRQEVSEGGHDIEAATNDEDRQQTELCQSDVIKLLQESINKILLSRSPHQKFDGQSKANDSKLEEQCHSGEKDESRGETESSGISTSCELQNGAASDSKEEQVRTENLHTEKEQTHTKIWHKPNQPTLKRWSSVKNFILLKKFVKALEKTRNFKPRMPRRPSSELFTESEKVSLRRQSIEERKKSEEWMLDHALRKVISDLDPAQKRKVALLVEAFETVVPAQEGESTISPNISFSYPACRAKVNMNCSVLDDRPIASEDGYFSETLTGKSSSTYPVAESNNSPTEEQQNTVAFSEAKGTGDLSDRCFKEENSENVEEFSWKTPSLNSPPEGADAGSNSQPSETKGCLGETVTLSNYSKGHSPEDDDAESTHIEGSSPLPSVDDTWEEPRMASREGNDGANPIDELSSDSSPLEESMPLRVPNAEPEIQLENKKYSNLWYLIHKHMVSSLNTEDESRSTLDGINKEDEEEENKLDRTYSSCPCQDSPEAKDQQTSLGHRDDREKMELKKIEAIKLVQEAIDNILLLEAEESSSGGQFSSKDIQYEEAECAETLTSTLNNSADDGRVEPEGTEQPRASDQETQLQFTTVNGASHKENRMEPKVASKFSRGAVKNWSNLKKVILLKRFVKALEKVRNLNLQQPQHLPPQLLDEPEKVNLRHQDMDGRKNTEEWMLDYALQQVVSRLTPTRRRKVHLLVEAFETVSPPVGN
- the LOC115737760 gene encoding calmodulin binding protein PICBP isoform X1, whose translation is MEMNSLSSRPSMESSGRSGESQSGHNPVLDRSSDGAASEWSTSIEMSDASPDHTEAMAGSGMKAYDLQKPLRTLTRRSSLRLAKGLTRMSSSKLRRSSSKKISGVVDLQRKKLKKLRSVRLAGFQTTRPSRRNPSLLHDQPLSSSSDMDGMPKYLKSTRCYDEKKVNSQASTRNSEPSVRSNDRNGKFLSSFEPNRSPSSYKSVKGFTRTPTLRPVKILTKTASLKPKRPPARKRPQISQSSDSSIHRATCSSAIRGSKVPDQLEIPQEGDSSERILAKKVCPYSYCSLHGHHRHGDAPTLKRLKSARKRANAQRSKKLEGQPPQRVNNIGNSVKGNDSSKTVCKGQQAVEELGNVTPTAQKLKREVPVEIYTGPKADPNGDVAQDGGEVNSDSLGQSSGENIQQACVYSEEQHVLVSPLALEKETLTEFCRSGSELEIGITDSNNTRENEEESSSVNCNTKGGNVALDEDQAASPAVCQLKPEDGGLSQDLSSKSTGIPETCHLEYPQDANIVREVDAEEPSCLESELHLTEMTVNSGNTTVSGSMPDELACTSDVCISSKESARASKDESSPANELKGENAEAQFGDSEPDDPFRTPRGTKKYNGLWYLIYQHMVSDIAESGGSQPFNLQNEKEHVKDGNMLPGVDGTNHCQAVSECGQDVEMATNDEDRQQMELCQSDAIKLLQEAISKILLSQSLDWKSDSQSMGNDTYMGDQCLSDENDGSRGAIESSRVSTFPELQNGAAPDSKEEQVRTEDLDTKKEQRETKMWRRPNQPTLKRWSNVKKLILLKRFVKALEKTRNFKPRMPRSQSSELHPEAEKVSLRRQSTEERKKSEEWMLDYALRKVISNLDPAQKRKVALLVEAFETVVPAEGCESPLSPNSSFSSPVRRAKANVNCSVQDDKPKGSEYGYSSATLTGMSSSTYPVVQSSGSPTEEQENPVASSQAKVTGQDFCEISKDTSMVIYDENPMKNSCSSPDGVMSKSTIASDPSDQCLKAENSDNDIELLDDRKVEVESARETPSLNLLADGSYAGLSRKSYETEGSMGETVPILNDSKRDLPEDIAESEPDDPFRTPVGSRKSNGLWYLIYQHMVSDIAESGGLQSLENEKEYVKDGSTLLGVEEADCRQEVSEGGHDIEAATNDEDRQQTELCQSDVIKLLQESINKILLSRSPHQKFDGQSKANDSKLEEQCHSGEKDESRGETESSGISTSCELQNGAASDSKEEQVRTENLHTEKEQTHTKIWHKPNQPTLKRWSSVKNFILLKKFVKALEKTRNFKPRMPRRPSSELFTESEKVSLRRQSIEERKKSEEWMLDHALRKVISDLDPAQKRKVALLVEAFETVVPAQEGESTISPNISFSYPACRAKVNMNCSVLDDRPIASEDGYFSETLTGKSSSTYPVAESNNSPTEEQQNTVAFSEAKGTGWDLCSISTELSSAVYDENLMKISFLSPNEVLSKPVIAGDLSDRCFKEENSENVEEFSWKTPSLNSPPEGADAGSNSQPSETKGCLGETVTLSNYSKGHSPEDDDAESTHIEGSSPLPSVDDTWEEPRMASREGNDGANPIDELSSDSSPLEESMPLRVPNAEPEIQLENKKYSNLWYLIHKHMVSSLNTEDESRSTLDGINKEDEEEENKLDRTYSSCPCQDSPEAKDQQTSLGHRDDREKMELKKIEAIKLVQEAIDNILLLEAEESSSGGQFSSKDIQYEEAECAETLTSTLNNSADDGRVEPEGTEQPRASDQETQLQFTTVNGASHKENRMEPKVASKFSRGAVKNWSNLKKVILLKRFVKALEKVRNLNLQQPQHLPPQLLDEPEKVNLRHQDMDGRKNTEEWMLDYALQQVVSRLTPTRRRKVHLLVEAFETVSPPVGN